From a region of the Leptospirales bacterium genome:
- a CDS encoding PDZ domain-containing protein — protein MMLRTLRAIAILTLTLFVLCKQSGPAPLDAARALAQTEEAIRQHYFFPEGQGWTFASLYTAAARAVDGTRGESIADREALLHLLQSLPADRQREATLHALEAMMAALPKGYNLCTRPENRALETDPARRAGVGLVLHMNAPGKIRIVDVLEGSPAYRESVEVGAYLQSIEGQSIEGLSVSDAAGRIRGEPGERVRIDLSSGKSYNLERGEVHFRNILNSSWKLASGGAAEYVMLRAASGDAPEQLRSLFARIGQREAIILDLRRMFNGDYDRVFAIANLFANSGPLGALRYRSQEEAEYVSDVDRIYSGPLYVLLGDESSPYAEVMAAALAPAPNVEILGHNARGEAFLSYEEQIDGGAVLTITAGVVLGPDNQPLYEAPPKVDEESPAPLPQHAPLEFPDREDPLQMILARKLRAVLG, from the coding sequence ATGATGCTGCGTACTCTAAGAGCAATTGCCATCCTTACGCTGACGCTCTTTGTCCTCTGTAAGCAGTCTGGACCAGCGCCGCTTGATGCAGCCCGCGCTCTTGCTCAGACCGAAGAAGCGATACGGCAGCACTACTTTTTCCCGGAAGGACAGGGCTGGACCTTTGCCAGCCTCTATACTGCAGCGGCTCGCGCCGTGGACGGAACGCGCGGCGAAAGCATCGCTGATCGCGAAGCATTGCTGCACCTCTTGCAGTCCCTGCCTGCCGATCGCCAGCGCGAGGCTACGTTGCATGCGCTGGAAGCAATGATGGCTGCGCTGCCCAAGGGATACAATCTCTGCACTCGACCGGAAAACCGAGCCCTGGAAACGGATCCGGCGCGCCGCGCCGGGGTTGGACTGGTGCTGCACATGAACGCTCCAGGCAAGATTCGCATTGTGGACGTCCTTGAGGGATCGCCGGCCTATCGCGAATCGGTCGAGGTTGGCGCTTACTTGCAATCCATTGAAGGGCAAAGCATTGAGGGTCTGAGCGTCAGCGATGCCGCCGGTCGTATCCGCGGCGAACCCGGAGAACGTGTCCGCATCGACCTGAGCAGCGGCAAGAGCTATAACCTCGAGCGAGGCGAGGTCCATTTTCGAAACATACTGAACAGCAGCTGGAAACTGGCCAGCGGCGGAGCGGCCGAGTACGTCATGTTGCGCGCCGCCAGCGGCGACGCGCCCGAGCAATTGCGCAGCCTTTTTGCGCGTATTGGCCAGCGCGAGGCAATCATCCTCGACCTGCGACGCATGTTCAACGGAGACTACGATCGCGTCTTTGCCATAGCCAATCTATTTGCGAATTCTGGCCCTCTTGGCGCCCTGCGCTACCGCTCCCAGGAAGAGGCCGAATACGTGTCGGATGTGGATCGTATTTACAGCGGTCCGCTCTATGTGCTGCTTGGCGATGAATCGTCGCCATATGCTGAAGTAATGGCTGCGGCGCTGGCCCCGGCGCCAAACGTCGAAATCCTTGGCCACAATGCCCGCGGCGAAGCCTTTCTATCGTACGAAGAACAAATCGATGGCGGCGCGGTACTGACAATTACGGCAGGCGTTGTGCTGGGTCCGGACAATCAGCCGCTCTATGAGGCGCCTCCAAAAGTAGATGAAGAGTCGCCAGCCCCCTTGCCACAGCATGCGCCGCTGGAATTCCCTGATCGCGAAGATCCCTTGCAGATGATCCTGGCCCGTAAACTACGCGCCGTACTCGGCTAG
- the feoB gene encoding ferrous iron transport protein B has translation MSGRATQPTENRLLTIALAGNPNTGKTSLFNALCGARQRVGNYPGVTVERKTGHLALPGVGRVELIDLPGLYSLKAIAPDEHTAADVLAGRMDQTRRPDLIVFVLDSSNLRRNLFLYSQIAELGVPVLVAATMADTLQKSGIEIDFETLSNRLDAPVVPIRGRENESIQKLLVAMDQALLERRQQQLSLRFEADLEQAARRLADHAAASGLTLFEARELAADPSLIPSQRLRERLNGELEKVRSVRSRSLPNPAAIAVERYRWAEEAVRAVERRQKLQAPGFSQRLDRLLTHRFFGLSIFAGIMFLVFQSIYSGAAPLMDAIDSGFDWLGQQLSLQLAGAPVLQSLAVDGVLSGVGSVLVFLPQIVILFLLVAFLEDSGYMARAAFLMDRLLGWAGLNGRAFIPMLSSFACAIPGVMAARVIPDQRARMTTILISPLMSCSARLPVYLLLISAFIEPRYGAGWAALALFAIHALGLLLALPIAWLLNHGLLKTPATPFTLEMPPYRLPHLFDVSYRAYQSAWKFLARAGTVIFALSIVIWALSYFPRSEEIGEGIRAEYGAYHASLLQREPEDPARQAFEQELSNRIAAANLEQSYLGRLGRSVAPLFAPLGFDWKISVGILSAFPAREVIISTLGIVYNLGAGESEDSPDLRRRLAEARTEEGKAVFTPLTAISLMVFFALCSQCMSTLATVVRELNSLRWGLFLFTYMTVLAYLCSLAIYQGGLALGFG, from the coding sequence ATGAGCGGCAGAGCGACGCAACCAACAGAAAATCGTCTGTTGACGATTGCCCTGGCCGGCAACCCGAATACCGGCAAGACATCGCTATTCAATGCGCTTTGCGGCGCCCGACAGCGCGTTGGCAACTATCCTGGAGTGACTGTTGAGCGGAAGACCGGTCATCTGGCGCTGCCAGGCGTCGGCCGCGTCGAACTGATCGACTTGCCGGGACTCTACAGCCTGAAGGCCATCGCACCCGATGAACATACCGCTGCTGATGTACTGGCTGGACGGATGGACCAGACCAGGCGTCCGGACCTGATTGTATTTGTACTCGATTCCAGCAACCTGCGTCGAAACCTGTTTTTGTATTCGCAGATTGCCGAGCTTGGCGTTCCGGTGCTGGTCGCGGCCACCATGGCCGACACTCTGCAAAAGAGCGGCATCGAAATCGATTTTGAAACGCTCAGCAATCGCCTGGATGCGCCGGTTGTTCCGATCCGCGGGCGCGAGAACGAATCAATTCAGAAACTGCTTGTTGCGATGGATCAAGCCTTACTGGAAAGGCGACAGCAACAACTGTCATTGCGATTCGAAGCTGATCTGGAACAGGCTGCGCGGCGCCTTGCCGATCACGCCGCCGCAAGCGGACTGACCTTGTTTGAAGCGCGGGAGCTGGCAGCGGACCCATCGCTCATTCCCTCGCAGCGCTTGCGTGAACGACTCAATGGCGAACTAGAGAAAGTGCGCAGTGTGCGATCCAGGTCGCTGCCCAATCCGGCAGCCATTGCCGTGGAACGATATCGTTGGGCTGAGGAAGCAGTCAGAGCCGTAGAGCGGCGTCAGAAATTGCAGGCGCCAGGCTTCAGCCAGCGCCTCGACCGGCTGCTCACCCATCGCTTCTTTGGACTGAGTATTTTTGCCGGAATCATGTTTCTGGTTTTCCAATCAATCTATAGCGGCGCTGCGCCGCTGATGGATGCAATTGATTCTGGCTTCGACTGGCTTGGACAACAGCTTAGCCTGCAACTGGCTGGCGCGCCTGTGCTGCAATCGCTGGCGGTGGACGGCGTACTTTCGGGCGTTGGATCGGTGCTGGTCTTTTTGCCGCAAATTGTAATCCTATTCTTGCTTGTGGCCTTCCTTGAGGACAGCGGCTACATGGCCCGCGCCGCCTTTTTGATGGACCGACTGCTGGGCTGGGCCGGCCTGAATGGGCGCGCCTTTATTCCGATGCTGAGCAGTTTTGCCTGCGCTATTCCAGGCGTCATGGCGGCGCGAGTCATTCCCGACCAGAGGGCCAGGATGACTACCATCCTGATCTCGCCGCTGATGAGTTGTTCAGCACGCTTGCCGGTCTACCTGCTATTGATCAGCGCCTTCATCGAGCCGCGCTATGGCGCCGGCTGGGCGGCCCTTGCGCTGTTTGCGATCCACGCCCTCGGACTGCTGCTGGCGCTGCCCATTGCCTGGCTGCTCAATCACGGCTTGCTGAAGACGCCGGCTACGCCCTTCACACTGGAAATGCCGCCCTATCGATTGCCGCATCTCTTCGATGTGAGTTACCGCGCCTACCAATCGGCCTGGAAGTTTCTGGCGCGCGCTGGAACGGTAATCTTTGCGCTATCTATAGTAATCTGGGCCTTGAGCTACTTCCCGCGATCCGAGGAAATAGGCGAAGGCATTCGCGCCGAGTACGGCGCCTACCACGCTTCCCTGTTGCAACGAGAACCTGAGGACCCTGCACGTCAGGCCTTTGAGCAGGAGCTGAGTAATCGCATCGCCGCGGCCAATCTGGAGCAGAGCTACCTTGGCCGTCTGGGCCGCAGCGTGGCGCCGCTCTTTGCTCCTCTGGGTTTTGACTGGAAAATCTCGGTGGGCATTCTCAGCGCCTTTCCGGCGCGCGAAGTCATCATCAGCACGCTGGGCATTGTTTACAACCTGGGCGCCGGCGAAAGCGAGGACTCGCCGGACTTACGGCGGCGGTTGGCAGAAGCCAGAACGGAGGAGGGCAAGGCAGTGTTCACGCCTTTGACCGCCATATCGTTGATGGTTTTTTTCGCTCTCTGCAGTCAGTGTATGAGCACGCTGGCCACTGTGGTGCGCGAATTGAACAGTCTGCGCTGGGGCTTATTCCTGTTCACGTATATGACGGTTCTGGCCTATCTCTGTTCGCTGGCGATCTATCAGGGCGGCCTGGCGCTGGGCTTCGGCTAA